In Solanum pennellii chromosome 3, SPENNV200, a single window of DNA contains:
- the LOC107014891 gene encoding TPD1 protein homolog 1-like → MSSQSLKRRTRISLTSAVFAFFLLFIIGPEFFTGILIGPNFMAEANSAITGNTNVGPHRKLLNQGNEVETTRIWGDKCSKSDIVINQGPTAPLPSGIPTYTVEIMNVCVSGCDISGIHLSCGWFSSARLINPRIFKRLHFDDCLVNDGKPLINGHTISFQYANTFRYPLSVSSVVC, encoded by the exons ATGAGCTCTCAGTCATTGAAACGGCGAACCAGAATCAGTTTGACCTCCGCCGTGTTCgcgttctttcttctcttcatcATTGGACCGGAGTTTTTTACAG GCATACTTATTGGTCCCAATTTCATGGCGGAAGCAAATTCAGCCATCACTGGTAACACCAATGTTGGTCCTCATCGCAAGCTTCTTAATCAAG GAAATGAAGTGGAAACAACCCGGATATGGGGTGACAAATGTTCAAAATCTGATATTGTTATAAATCAAGGACCCACAGCACCTCTACCCAGTGGGATACCCACGTACACAGTGGAGATAATGAACGTCTGTGTCTCTGGCTGTGACATCTCCGGTATCCATCTCAGCTGTGGTTGGTTCAGCTCTGCTCGTCTTATTAACCCTCGTATATTCAAGCGCCTACATTTTGACGATTGTCTCGTCAATGATGGGAAGCCTCTTATTAATGGTCATACTATATCCTTCCAATATGCCAACACTTTCCGTTACCCACTCTCTGTTTCTTCTGTTGTCTGCTGA